ATGTTGTCGCCGCCCAGCAGGATGTGGTCGCCGACCGCGATGCGATGCAGCTCCAGGTTGCCTTCGCGCTCGATCACGGCGATCAGCGACAGGTCGGTCGTGCCGCCGCCGACATCCACCACCAGGATGATGTCGCCCACCTTGACCTGTTTGCGCCACTGGCCGGCGCTCTTCTGGATCCAGCTGTAGAGCGCCGCCTGCGGTTCCTCGAGCAGGGTCATGCGGGCATAGCCGGCCGCCGCGGCCGCTTCGGCGGTCAACTCGCGCGCGGCAGGATCGAACGAGGCCGGGATCGTCACGGTGACGTCCTGCTCGCCGAACGGTGCATCGGGATGGGCCTGGTCCCACGCTTCGCGCAGGTGCGTCAGGTAGCGTACCGAAGCCTCCAGCGGCGATACGCGCGGCACTTCGGGCGGCGCATCGGCGGGCAGGATCGCGGCGCGGCGGTCGACGCCGGGATGGCACAGCCAGCTCTTGGCGCTGGACACCAGCCGGATCGGCGTGCCCGCGCCGCGGCTGCGCGCCATCTCGCCGACCGCGAAGTCGCGCGCGGCGCTCCACGGCAGGTTCAGGTCGCCAGGCGCCAGTTCGCTTTCGTGCGGCAGGTACAGGAACGAGGGCAGCAGCTCGAGATCCTCGACCGCCCCGGGCGCGGTCAGCTGCGTGATCGGCAGCACGCGCTGGCTGGTCTTCTCGCCCTCGCTGGCAGCCAGGTCCACGTAGGAGACCGCGCTGTGGGTCGTGCCCAGGTCGATGCCGATGGCATAGCGCGCCTCGCTCATAGTTCCACCTCGGCGGGGGCGATCACGCTGGCGTCGTGGCGTTCGGCCAGGCGCGGCAGGCGCACGTCTTCGACCTTCCAGCCACGATGGCTGATGGCGCCATGGAACGGCGCGCTGCCGACCACGTTGCCGGTCAGGCGGATCGCGCTGGCGTCGAAGCCGTCGGCCAGCGTCACGCGGCTGCCCTCGGCTTCCTCGCGCACCGGCCGGATGGTGAAATGCTCGCGCAGCACCGCGCGGCAGCCATCGTGCACCAGGCGCGCGGCGGCGCCGATCTCGGCGTCCGCATAGCGCGCAATGTCTTCCTCGACGAAGTCGACGAAGCGGGCGTCGCGCTGGAGCAGTCCGAGCAGCTGCAGCGCGGCCACCGGGCTGGCTTCCTTCAGCGCGGGGGCGGGCTCAGCAACCGGCGCCGGGGCGGGAGCGCTCACCGGTGCCGCCTGCGCGGCCGGCTCGCCGGCGCGCAGGCGCTTGATGCCGGCGGCCAGCTCGCGGTTGCCAAGGATCGCGAAGAACGTGCCCATGGCAAGCGAAAGCCTGCCAAAGAAAG
The window above is part of the Cupriavidus taiwanensis LMG 19424 genome. Proteins encoded here:
- a CDS encoding DUF2760 domain-containing protein; the encoded protein is MPDSNLSFFGRLSLAMGTFFAILGNRELAAGIKRLRAGEPAAQAAPVSAPAPAPVAEPAPALKEASPVAALQLLGLLQRDARFVDFVEEDIARYADAEIGAAARLVHDGCRAVLREHFTIRPVREEAEGSRVTLADGFDASAIRLTGNVVGSAPFHGAISHRGWKVEDVRLPRLAERHDASVIAPAEVEL